One part of the Marinobacter sp. MDS2 genome encodes these proteins:
- a CDS encoding AEC family transporter yields MIAQILATMLPVFLIAGCGALYGRYRTPDIQGLNLLNMELFVPMLVFAVLADQQAPLQDYGWLALAATVVVLGSGIILYPLARVLDLNLKTFLPPMMFNNSGNMGIPLLVLAFGEAALPAAIVLFIVEMLLHFSVGLYMLDPHTSVLKRLRQPIVFASIAGLAVNFSGVALPSWLLEALNMLGGVCIPLMLFALGVRMLDVDFSDWKLGMIGAIACPVSGLVLAWPLIAVLDLPGLQVAALWVFAALPPAVLNYMVAEQYRQEPHKVASLVLISNLGSLVVMPIVLGLVFASGYL; encoded by the coding sequence ATGATCGCGCAAATACTGGCCACCATGCTACCCGTATTCCTGATTGCAGGCTGTGGGGCATTGTACGGGCGTTATCGCACGCCGGACATTCAGGGCTTGAACCTGCTCAACATGGAGTTGTTTGTGCCCATGCTGGTGTTTGCGGTGTTGGCCGACCAGCAAGCGCCCTTGCAGGATTACGGCTGGCTGGCGCTGGCCGCAACCGTAGTGGTGCTGGGTTCCGGCATAATTCTGTACCCGCTAGCCCGGGTGCTGGATCTGAACCTGAAAACCTTCCTGCCACCCATGATGTTCAACAACTCCGGCAACATGGGCATTCCACTGCTGGTGCTGGCGTTCGGCGAAGCGGCGCTGCCGGCAGCCATCGTGTTGTTCATTGTGGAAATGCTGCTGCACTTCTCCGTTGGCCTGTACATGCTGGACCCACACACCTCCGTACTGAAACGCCTGCGCCAACCCATCGTGTTTGCCAGCATCGCCGGCCTTGCCGTGAACTTCAGCGGTGTGGCCCTGCCCAGCTGGCTGCTGGAAGCCCTGAACATGCTGGGCGGCGTGTGCATTCCACTAATGTTGTTCGCTCTCGGCGTGCGCATGCTGGATGTCGACTTCAGCGACTGGAAGCTCGGTATGATCGGCGCCATCGCCTGCCCCGTCAGCGGGCTTGTACTGGCGTGGCCGCTCATCGCTGTGCTTGACCTTCCAGGCCTTCAGGTAGCGGCACTCTGGGTCTTTGCCGCCCTGCCTCCGGCGGTTCTGAACTATATGGTGGCGGAACAGTATCGCCAGGAACCGCACAAGGTCGCCTCGCTGGTGCTGATCAGCAATCTGGGCAGTCTGGTGGTGATGCCCATCGTACTGGGCCTGGTGTTTGCTTCTGGTTACCTCTAG
- a CDS encoding acyl-CoA dehydrogenase: protein MSVLLLVLSALVLIYFSIGGKTAAIVMSAATLVGVAQDDWHILSFLIGGLLLALALLVVLPSDLRREKLSRPLLGWVRGRLPTLSSTEEEALKSGSVDWDGELFSGKPEWNKLLDAAPAHLTSEEQAFLDGPVEELCKMLDDWQITHENYDLPEDVWAFIRNNGFFGLVIPKEDGGKGFSNTAHSEIVMKISTRSVSAAVTVMVPNSLGPGELLMHYGTEDQKQHYLPRLAGGEDIPCFALTSPIAGSDAGAIPDKGIVCKGEWNGEEVMGLKVTWNKRYITLAPVATLIGLAIKVYDPEHLLGEQDEIGVTCVLVPRDTEGVHAGTRHLPMNTVFMNGPTWGTEVFIPMDQVIGGQDMLGKGWTMLLECLSIGRSISLPALGTGAGKLASLATGSYAFTREQFGRTISQFEGVQEALEPIAGYTYMMDAARLLTVGMLDRGVRPAVPSAVLKYRNTDLMREVINHAMDIVAGRGVITGPRNFLARAYQAVPIGITVEGANILTRSLMIFGQGSIRCHPFIVDEIEAAGMDDEEAATKKFDDIFYSHLAHTTRNSLRAFVLGLTKGLLETAPRQGDIQGYYRQLGRFSAAFAMMTDVTLLTVGGGLKARQRLSGRMADCLVQLYYATAVIKQWHEEGYPEDQRDLVEWSLQTCLHDLQNSMREAIINFPVPALRWPLRILVFPLGATGLNGPDDKLGAKVAATIVDDTPVRQRVSRGTFTTQDPNDPLGRVLNAYKLANETHEMRQRLHEAIRNRNEDELDGIALLMGHQRKELVDWACAQGIVTADECPKLEEALTALYDVIRVDAFEPDGLKSLAKTAKGKRKVVERPKKKH, encoded by the coding sequence TTGAGCGTTCTGCTTCTTGTTCTCAGTGCTTTGGTGCTGATTTATTTCAGCATAGGCGGGAAAACCGCTGCTATTGTTATGTCGGCGGCCACCTTGGTTGGCGTGGCACAAGACGACTGGCACATTCTCAGCTTTTTAATCGGCGGCCTGTTACTGGCGCTCGCTTTGTTGGTAGTTCTGCCCAGCGACCTGCGCCGGGAAAAACTCAGCCGTCCTCTACTCGGTTGGGTACGGGGCCGTTTGCCCACGCTCTCCTCGACGGAAGAAGAAGCCCTGAAATCCGGCTCGGTAGACTGGGACGGCGAATTGTTTTCCGGCAAACCGGAGTGGAACAAGCTGTTAGATGCTGCACCGGCGCACCTTACCAGTGAAGAACAAGCCTTCCTCGATGGCCCGGTGGAAGAACTCTGCAAAATGCTGGATGACTGGCAGATCACCCATGAGAACTACGATCTGCCCGAAGACGTCTGGGCATTCATTCGCAACAACGGCTTTTTCGGCCTGGTGATTCCCAAGGAAGATGGCGGCAAGGGCTTCTCCAACACCGCCCATTCCGAAATCGTGATGAAAATCTCCACCCGCAGTGTCTCTGCCGCCGTCACCGTGATGGTGCCTAACTCTTTAGGCCCGGGCGAACTGCTGATGCACTACGGCACCGAAGACCAGAAACAACATTACCTGCCCCGCCTCGCCGGCGGCGAAGACATTCCCTGTTTCGCACTGACCTCGCCCATCGCGGGCTCCGATGCCGGGGCCATTCCGGACAAAGGCATCGTCTGCAAAGGCGAGTGGAACGGCGAAGAAGTGATGGGCCTGAAGGTCACCTGGAACAAGCGCTACATCACGCTGGCCCCGGTGGCCACCCTGATCGGCCTCGCCATCAAAGTATACGACCCCGAACACTTGCTCGGTGAACAGGACGAAATCGGCGTAACCTGTGTGCTGGTGCCCCGGGATACCGAGGGCGTGCATGCCGGTACGCGCCACTTGCCGATGAACACGGTGTTTATGAACGGGCCCACCTGGGGCACCGAGGTGTTCATTCCGATGGATCAGGTGATTGGCGGGCAAGACATGCTTGGCAAAGGCTGGACCATGTTGCTGGAATGCCTGTCCATCGGTCGCTCGATCTCGCTGCCCGCGCTGGGCACCGGCGCCGGCAAGCTGGCCAGTTTGGCCACCGGTTCTTACGCCTTTACCCGGGAGCAATTTGGCCGCACCATCAGTCAGTTTGAAGGAGTTCAGGAAGCACTGGAACCCATCGCTGGCTACACCTACATGATGGATGCCGCCCGCTTGCTGACCGTGGGCATGCTCGATAGAGGCGTGCGCCCAGCGGTGCCTTCGGCTGTTTTGAAATACCGCAACACCGACCTGATGCGCGAGGTCATTAACCACGCCATGGACATTGTGGCCGGCCGCGGTGTGATCACCGGCCCCCGTAACTTCCTGGCTCGCGCCTATCAAGCGGTGCCGATCGGCATCACGGTAGAGGGTGCAAACATCCTGACCCGCAGCCTGATGATCTTTGGCCAGGGCTCTATTCGCTGTCATCCCTTCATCGTGGATGAGATCGAAGCCGCTGGCATGGACGATGAAGAGGCCGCAACCAAGAAATTCGATGATATTTTCTACAGCCATCTGGCGCACACCACCCGAAACTCGTTGCGGGCTTTCGTACTGGGCCTAACGAAAGGTTTGTTGGAAACCGCCCCCCGACAGGGCGATATCCAAGGCTATTACCGCCAGCTTGGCCGATTCTCGGCGGCCTTCGCCATGATGACTGACGTAACTCTGCTGACGGTAGGCGGTGGCCTGAAAGCCCGGCAACGGCTGTCTGGCCGTATGGCGGATTGTCTGGTGCAGCTGTATTACGCCACCGCCGTGATCAAGCAATGGCACGAAGAAGGTTATCCTGAAGATCAGCGGGATTTGGTGGAATGGAGCCTGCAAACCTGTTTGCACGATCTGCAGAATTCCATGCGCGAAGCCATCATCAACTTCCCGGTGCCGGCACTGCGCTGGCCGCTGCGCATTCTAGTGTTCCCGCTGGGTGCTACCGGCCTTAACGGCCCGGATGACAAGCTGGGCGCGAAAGTGGCCGCCACCATCGTGGACGACACCCCCGTGCGCCAGCGGGTAAGCCGTGGCACCTTCACCACTCAGGATCCGAACGATCCGTTAGGGCGCGTGCTGAATGCCTACAAGCTGGCTAACGAAACCCACGAAATGCGCCAGCGCCTGCACGAAGCCATTCGCAACCGCAATGAGGATGAGCTGGATGGTATTGCGCTGCTGATGGGCCACCAACGCAAAGAACTGGTGGACTGGGCCTGCGCCCAAGGCATCGTGACCGCTGATGAATGTCCGAAACTGGAAGAGGCCCTGACCGCCTTGTACGACGTGATTCGTGTCGATGCCTTTGAGCCCGACGGCCTCAAGTCTCTGGCAAAAACCGCCAAGGGCAAACGCAAAGTGGTCGAACGGCCCAAGAAAAAGCACTAG
- a CDS encoding LysR substrate-binding domain-containing protein has product MRLPPLKALPVFEAVARLTSFSAAAEELLITQSAVSHQIKQLETYLGEPLFWRSGRMVTLTDEGRQYFDAIGSALLQIERASEQLLGHEESRLRLSVFSSFAVRWLVPRLPELQRLHPQIDLALEMSSQNPVLSDRVADCFITIYTSAPAYSYEHLYTERLFPVCSQDYWQRIRREMGWDTEPDARGELPILPEQIAQFPLLSTHSIFDRQAGDWAAWFRTVDQSLPSGTRVQHFSHMLLALEAARFNQGIALTNDYMLSTRKDSEDFVRLPAHAVVTGDKFYFAWKTSRRRERGIQTLRRWLVDEAIRAGLRGE; this is encoded by the coding sequence ATGAGACTTCCGCCCCTGAAAGCTTTACCGGTGTTCGAAGCGGTTGCCCGGCTGACCAGTTTTTCCGCGGCCGCCGAGGAATTGTTGATCACCCAAAGTGCCGTTAGCCACCAGATCAAACAGCTGGAAACCTATCTGGGTGAGCCTTTGTTCTGGCGTTCGGGGCGCATGGTGACCCTGACCGATGAAGGTCGTCAGTATTTCGATGCCATTGGTTCGGCGTTGTTGCAGATCGAGCGGGCGAGTGAGCAGTTGCTGGGGCACGAAGAATCGCGGCTGCGGTTGTCGGTGTTCAGCTCCTTCGCGGTGCGCTGGCTGGTACCGCGTTTGCCGGAGTTGCAGCGGTTACACCCGCAAATTGATCTGGCGCTGGAGATGAGCAGCCAGAATCCGGTGTTGTCGGATCGGGTCGCGGATTGTTTTATCACCATTTACACCTCGGCACCGGCCTACAGTTACGAGCATTTGTACACCGAGCGTCTGTTCCCGGTGTGCAGTCAGGATTATTGGCAGCGGATACGGCGGGAAATGGGCTGGGACACGGAGCCCGATGCCCGCGGTGAGTTGCCTATTTTGCCCGAGCAGATTGCCCAATTTCCTTTGCTATCGACGCACAGCATTTTTGATCGGCAAGCCGGTGATTGGGCCGCCTGGTTTCGCACGGTGGATCAGTCTCTGCCCAGCGGCACCCGGGTTCAGCATTTCAGTCATATGTTGCTGGCGCTGGAGGCGGCGCGTTTCAATCAGGGCATTGCTCTGACCAACGACTACATGCTCAGTACCCGCAAAGACTCGGAAGATTTCGTGCGGCTGCCGGCCCATGCGGTGGTAACCGGCGACAAGTTCTATTTTGCCTGGAAGACCAGTCGCCGGCGGGAGCGCGGAATCCAGACCTTGCGGCGCTGGCTGGTGGATGAGGCGATTCGGGCAGGATTGAGGGGCGAGTGA
- a CDS encoding DMT family transporter: protein MSGKTVNSAILLLVIGNAMAILSDIFIKTLEPGGSVFQFAFLRILITLVFLLPLIGKLNRDHLFSGFGVHALRAHVHLAGILVMVIALTNLPLATANALFYAAPIMVMALSAIFFSEKLTRLSMAAVISGFAGIIVILRPVEFNWAAIAALISALTLAINAVLVRKLPQEQSTVHKLFLNYLLIIPAAGALALWEGAEWHPEMLISAAGSAFFILGYNIAVLLAYHQVDANQVTSAEYTGLIWAVAIGWIWFGEVPDLWFIIGSLMIIVPLVLIGLRNRKRSPARGFNPAPRDRERSASYRATQTSEDSCSFKQDSIAKV, encoded by the coding sequence ATGTCAGGCAAAACCGTTAATAGCGCTATCTTGTTACTGGTCATCGGCAACGCTATGGCTATCCTCTCTGATATTTTTATCAAAACGCTGGAGCCTGGTGGATCGGTTTTTCAGTTCGCTTTTTTGCGCATCCTTATTACGCTTGTGTTCTTGTTGCCACTGATCGGCAAACTCAACCGTGACCATTTGTTCAGCGGTTTCGGCGTTCACGCGCTTCGCGCACACGTGCACCTGGCGGGTATTCTGGTGATGGTTATCGCCCTCACCAACTTACCGCTGGCGACGGCGAACGCGTTGTTTTATGCCGCGCCTATCATGGTGATGGCGTTATCGGCCATCTTCTTCAGTGAAAAGCTCACGCGGTTAAGCATGGCTGCGGTGATCAGTGGTTTTGCCGGCATTATCGTTATCCTGCGGCCGGTGGAATTCAATTGGGCCGCCATCGCCGCATTGATATCCGCCCTGACTCTGGCCATCAATGCCGTGCTGGTGCGCAAGCTGCCCCAAGAGCAAAGCACGGTGCACAAGTTGTTTCTGAACTACTTGTTGATCATTCCGGCGGCAGGGGCTCTGGCTCTGTGGGAAGGCGCCGAATGGCACCCGGAAATGTTGATCAGCGCAGCAGGCTCGGCCTTTTTCATCCTCGGTTACAACATCGCCGTGTTGCTGGCTTACCATCAGGTGGATGCCAATCAGGTCACCAGTGCCGAATACACCGGTCTGATCTGGGCAGTTGCGATTGGTTGGATATGGTTTGGTGAAGTGCCTGACCTGTGGTTCATTATCGGCAGCCTGATGATCATCGTACCCTTGGTGCTGATTGGTCTGCGCAACCGTAAACGGTCACCAGCCCGGGGCTTCAACCCGGCACCGCGGGATCGCGAGCGCTCGGCAAGCTACCGGGCAACTCAGACGTCCGAGGACAGCTGTTCTTTCAAGCAGGACTCGATCGCAAAGGTGTGA
- a CDS encoding gamma-glutamylcyclotransferase translates to MPANTIDHNRKRQNFEGIDSVWLFGYGSLIYKVDFPFLEQKPATIKGWARRFWQGSHDHRGTPEAPGRVVTLIERPGAVCKGMAFRVAPKVFEHLDVREKNGYLRFSTTMTFDDGGQAEGLVYIATEDNEAFLGDAPAEDIARQIAQALGPSGPNTDYLLRLAESLRALGDQCDHTFAIESCLKEQLSSDV, encoded by the coding sequence ATGCCCGCCAATACCATTGACCATAATCGTAAGCGCCAGAATTTCGAAGGCATCGATTCGGTGTGGTTGTTTGGCTACGGGTCTTTGATCTACAAGGTCGATTTTCCCTTCCTTGAGCAAAAGCCAGCCACCATCAAGGGCTGGGCGCGCCGGTTCTGGCAAGGCTCTCACGATCACCGGGGCACTCCGGAGGCACCGGGGCGCGTGGTGACCTTGATTGAGCGGCCCGGGGCCGTGTGTAAAGGCATGGCGTTTCGGGTAGCACCGAAGGTGTTCGAGCATTTGGATGTGCGGGAGAAGAACGGCTATCTGCGTTTCAGCACTACGATGACGTTTGATGATGGCGGCCAGGCCGAAGGCTTGGTGTACATCGCCACGGAAGACAACGAAGCGTTTCTGGGCGACGCCCCGGCAGAAGATATTGCCCGGCAGATTGCGCAGGCATTGGGGCCCAGTGGCCCCAACACCGATTACCTGCTGCGCCTGGCCGAATCACTCCGGGCACTGGGTGACCAGTGCGATCACACCTTTGCGATCGAGTCCTGCTTGAAAGAACAGCTGTCCTCGGACGTCTGA
- a CDS encoding MarC family protein yields MLETFFSTYLSSTIRFWFLIAPFFVVTMFLALTRGLPASEKASIIRRACVSALILGLILFFAGPLLFSAIGITLNSFRIGAGALLFLTAISLVTSGTRNHATSLPEEDREDVAVVPLAIPVMIGPATIGAILVYGAELKEVPEVVGGLLGLVTSLVFLGVLLRLSSYLEKALGKTGLNIMSKISGLILSAMAAEIVLTGIAGFIASTQAA; encoded by the coding sequence ATGCTTGAAACGTTTTTCTCCACCTACCTCAGCAGTACCATCCGCTTTTGGTTCCTGATTGCACCTTTCTTCGTGGTCACTATGTTCTTGGCACTGACCCGGGGATTACCCGCGTCGGAGAAAGCCTCCATCATTCGCCGCGCCTGTGTGTCAGCGCTGATTCTCGGCCTTATCCTGTTCTTCGCCGGCCCGCTGCTGTTCAGTGCGATCGGGATTACTCTGAATTCGTTCCGGATTGGTGCCGGCGCGTTGTTGTTCCTGACGGCCATCAGTTTGGTGACCAGCGGCACGCGGAATCACGCAACCAGCCTGCCAGAGGAAGATCGGGAAGACGTTGCAGTGGTCCCATTGGCCATTCCGGTGATGATCGGCCCGGCCACCATCGGTGCGATTCTGGTTTACGGTGCCGAACTTAAAGAGGTGCCGGAAGTGGTTGGCGGCCTGTTGGGTCTGGTGACCAGTCTGGTCTTTCTGGGCGTGTTACTGCGGCTGTCGAGCTATCTTGAGAAGGCACTGGGGAAAACCGGCCTGAACATCATGTCGAAAATCAGTGGTTTGATCCTGTCTGCCATGGCGGCTGAAATTGTACTAACCGGCATCGCCGGTTTTATTGCCAGCACTCAGGCCGCCTGA